The following coding sequences are from one Candidatus Zixiibacteriota bacterium window:
- the aqpZ gene encoding aquaporin Z codes for MKQYGAEFIGTFWLVLGGCGSAVLAAAFPGLGIGLLGVALAFGLTVLTMAFAIGHISGCHLNPAVSIGLWAGGRFPAGKLLPYIVAQLLGGLLAGGILYLIASGKAGFDVAAGFAANGYGEHSPGGYALPAALVSEVVMTAMFLVVILGATDKRAPQGFAPIAIGLALTLIHLISIPVTNTSVNPARSTGVALYVGGWAVQQLWLFWVAPIAGALVGAVCYRLIDRSHT; via the coding sequence ATGAAGCAGTATGGTGCGGAGTTCATCGGAACGTTCTGGCTGGTTCTCGGGGGATGCGGTAGCGCCGTGCTGGCGGCCGCCTTTCCCGGCCTGGGTATCGGCCTTCTCGGCGTCGCCCTGGCCTTCGGACTGACAGTGCTGACGATGGCGTTCGCAATCGGCCACATTTCGGGCTGCCACCTCAACCCGGCTGTCTCGATCGGCCTTTGGGCCGGCGGACGATTCCCCGCCGGCAAGCTCTTGCCGTATATCGTGGCCCAGCTCCTGGGCGGGCTCCTCGCCGGCGGCATCCTCTATCTCATCGCCAGCGGCAAAGCCGGTTTCGACGTGGCGGCCGGGTTCGCCGCCAACGGCTACGGGGAGCACTCGCCGGGCGGCTATGCGTTGCCGGCGGCGCTGGTGAGCGAAGTTGTCATGACCGCCATGTTCCTCGTCGTCATCCTCGGCGCCACCGACAAACGCGCCCCCCAGGGGTTCGCTCCGATCGCGATCGGCCTGGCCCTCACCCTGATTCACCTGATCAGCATTCCTGTCACCAACACCTCGGTCAACCCCGCCCGCAGCACGGGCGTGGCCCTCTATGTCGGCGGCTGGGCCGTGCAACAGCTCTGGCTCTTCTGGGTAGCCCCGATCGCCGGCGCCCTGGTCGGAGCCGTCTGCTACCGTCTCATCGACAGGAGTCATACCTAG
- a CDS encoding OmpA family protein — protein sequence MMKKVSRMGIFLLLALAAAAPGRAADLAGKTSLGVRLPFVIPLFEGKNFQYYEYPGQRPRNIQPFLLGWNFGLELKYGVSNRVMLGLTGNYFYTHDDSTTESDAGNQFHTSERARAKLSALAFGLNAYWYFLPEARLQPYLLGGAGIDHWTLTSTVNEDSSHNSTDLNLKIGAGLMVPLNDQFAVDLQARYSHNVVVVSEDFPIGFYGQDTWGSYDDRPFRSYLELTVGLACLFGGEPDTDGDGVKDSKDLCPGTPLGVVIDKAGCPLDGDADGVPDYLDQCPDTPAGVAVDDKGCPRDTDGDGVADYLDKCADTPAGFKVDADGCPLDADGDGVVDENDKCPDTPEGAPVDAAGCPLDSDKDGVFDYLDKCPGTPEAIPVDETGCPKLIKKGEKITLHINFPTNSFEIDEASKRTLDGVAQTMLSFPDIKIRAGGFTDNTGSTGHNQRLSENRAKAVTAYLESKGVPADRMSAKGFGEDPKYFVGDNATEEGKALNRRVELESVE from the coding sequence ATGATGAAGAAAGTCTCACGAATGGGGATCTTCCTCCTGCTGGCGCTCGCCGCGGCCGCCCCCGGGCGAGCCGCCGACCTCGCGGGCAAAACCAGCCTAGGAGTCAGGCTCCCGTTCGTCATCCCGCTGTTCGAGGGGAAGAACTTCCAGTACTATGAGTACCCCGGCCAGCGGCCGAGAAACATCCAGCCGTTCCTGTTGGGCTGGAATTTCGGGCTCGAACTGAAGTACGGTGTCTCCAACCGCGTCATGCTCGGACTCACCGGCAACTACTTCTATACCCACGACGATTCGACGACCGAGAGCGACGCGGGCAACCAGTTCCACACCAGCGAGCGCGCCCGGGCCAAGCTGAGCGCGCTGGCCTTCGGGCTCAACGCCTACTGGTACTTCCTCCCCGAGGCCCGGCTCCAGCCGTACCTCCTCGGCGGCGCCGGCATCGACCACTGGACCCTCACATCCACCGTCAACGAGGACTCGTCGCACAATTCGACGGATCTCAACCTCAAGATCGGCGCCGGCCTCATGGTCCCGCTCAACGACCAGTTCGCCGTCGACCTCCAGGCCAGGTACTCCCACAACGTCGTCGTCGTCTCCGAGGACTTCCCGATCGGGTTCTACGGTCAGGACACCTGGGGAAGCTACGATGACCGGCCGTTCCGCAGCTACCTGGAGCTCACGGTCGGACTCGCCTGCCTGTTCGGCGGCGAACCCGACACCGACGGCGACGGGGTGAAGGACTCGAAGGATCTCTGCCCCGGCACTCCGCTCGGCGTGGTGATCGACAAGGCGGGCTGTCCGCTCGACGGCGACGCGGACGGCGTGCCCGACTACCTCGACCAGTGCCCCGACACGCCCGCCGGCGTGGCGGTCGACGACAAGGGGTGCCCGCGCGACACCGACGGCGACGGCGTGGCGGACTACCTCGACAAGTGCGCCGACACTCCCGCCGGCTTCAAGGTCGACGCTGACGGCTGTCCGCTGGATGCCGACGGCGACGGGGTGGTCGACGAGAACGACAAGTGCCCCGACACCCCTGAGGGCGCTCCCGTGGACGCCGCGGGCTGTCCGCTCGATTCCGACAAGGACGGCGTGTTCGACTACCTCGACAAGTGCCCGGGCACGCCCGAGGCGATTCCGGTCGATGAAACGGGGTGTCCGAAGCTGATCAAGAAGGGAGAGAAGATCACTCTCCACATCAACTTCCCCACCAACTCGTTCGAGATCGACGAGGCGTCGAAGAGGACTCTCGACGGGGTGGCGCAGACGATGCTCTCGTTCCCGGATATCAAGATCCGCGCGGGCGGCTTCACCGACAACACCGGCAGCACCGGGCACAACCAGCGGCTGTCGGAGAACCGCGCCAAGGCGGTCACCGCCTACCTCGAGAGCAAGGGGGTACCGGCGGATCGGATGTCAGCGAAGGGTTTCGGCGAGGATCCCAAGTACTTCGTCGGCGACAACGCCACCGAGGAAGGGAAAGCCCTCAACCGGCGGGTGGAACTCGAATCAGTCGAGTGA
- a CDS encoding acetyl-CoA hydrolase/transferase family protein, translating to MRIVKVEEVINSSFLKPGSVIYSAGNAATPQVILGQLARDPAIRDIDLYCVLPLGDRIAALYTEERCQGLTHRVIFNSRLTKEAVNNGWAKYHPMHLREIPRTMMNVVKPNIVLCSVAGPDNGGYYSLGTTVEGTLGAIRSAQRQGGLIIAERNRKLPFVVGTTLPEADIDFLVDSDYELPRSPFREPDDRARRIGEIIAALYIHDGSGTEPGSTLQYGIGEVPEAVTDAVLRKGVRNLGIHTELLAGAMIRLIQSGAVSNRWKPRINFAVSSIFLAESQAQYDWLHYNSSVQIRPSDYTNSVFQIAEQPRMVSVNSAIGVDLHGNIWADSLDARKIYSGVGGQADFIRGAQYSDGGVAIIALKSTTRAGISKIVDRSPSGITTTAIPADQVVLVTEYGAFDPRGLSLGERAVGIAHLAAPEERDKLLKVIHDNPAFHKPDLTLHKGIPGFTPYERAVRSL from the coding sequence ATGCGAATCGTGAAAGTTGAAGAAGTCATCAACTCCAGTTTTCTCAAACCCGGAAGCGTGATCTACTCAGCCGGCAACGCGGCCACGCCGCAGGTTATCCTCGGGCAGTTGGCCCGCGATCCGGCGATCCGGGATATCGATCTCTACTGCGTGCTTCCCCTGGGCGACCGGATCGCGGCGCTCTACACGGAGGAACGATGCCAGGGGTTGACGCACCGGGTGATTTTCAACAGCCGGCTGACCAAGGAGGCGGTCAATAACGGCTGGGCGAAGTATCATCCGATGCACCTGCGGGAGATTCCGCGCACCATGATGAACGTCGTGAAGCCGAACATCGTGCTCTGCTCGGTGGCGGGGCCGGACAACGGCGGCTACTACAGTCTGGGGACAACCGTGGAGGGGACGCTGGGGGCGATTCGGTCGGCTCAGCGCCAGGGCGGGCTGATCATCGCCGAGCGCAACCGCAAGTTGCCGTTTGTGGTGGGGACAACGCTGCCGGAAGCGGATATCGATTTCCTCGTCGATTCGGATTACGAGCTGCCGCGCAGCCCGTTCCGCGAGCCCGATGACCGGGCGCGGCGGATCGGCGAGATCATCGCCGCGCTCTATATTCACGACGGCTCCGGGACGGAACCGGGGTCGACGCTCCAGTACGGCATCGGCGAAGTGCCGGAGGCCGTGACCGACGCCGTGCTGCGCAAAGGCGTCCGGAACCTGGGGATCCACACGGAGCTGCTCGCGGGAGCGATGATCCGGCTGATCCAGTCGGGAGCGGTGAGCAACCGCTGGAAGCCGCGGATCAATTTCGCGGTGTCGTCGATCTTCCTCGCCGAGAGCCAGGCGCAGTATGACTGGCTCCACTACAACAGTTCGGTGCAGATCCGGCCGAGCGATTACACCAACAGCGTCTTCCAGATCGCCGAGCAGCCGCGGATGGTGTCGGTCAACAGCGCGATCGGCGTCGACCTCCACGGGAACATCTGGGCGGACTCGCTGGACGCGCGCAAGATTTACAGCGGGGTCGGCGGGCAGGCCGACTTTATCCGCGGGGCTCAGTACTCAGACGGAGGGGTGGCGATCATAGCGCTGAAGTCGACGACGCGGGCGGGCATCTCCAAGATCGTCGACCGCTCCCCTTCGGGGATCACCACGACGGCGATCCCGGCGGACCAGGTGGTGCTGGTCACCGAGTACGGGGCGTTCGATCCGCGCGGGCTGTCGCTCGGGGAGCGGGCGGTCGGGATCGCCCACCTGGCGGCGCCGGAGGAGCGGGACAAGCTGCTCAAGGTGATTCACGACAACCCGGCCTTTCACAAGCCCGATCTCACGCTGCACAAGGGCATTCCCGGGTTCACGCCGTACGAGCGGGCGGTGCGGTCGCTCTAG
- the msrA gene encoding peptide-methionine (S)-S-oxide reductase MsrA: MAKATFGAGCFWGVEAAFRQLKGVRATAVGYAGGHTVYPTYKQVCSDTTGHAEVVQVEYDPTEVTYEDLLRVFWDCHDPTQVNRQGPDIGSQYRSVIFYETPEQETAARKSREELEKSGRFERPIATSIEPISSFWKAEDYHQQYLEKRGLSTCRMK; this comes from the coding sequence ATGGCGAAAGCAACATTCGGTGCGGGTTGTTTCTGGGGCGTGGAGGCAGCCTTTCGGCAGCTCAAGGGGGTCAGAGCGACGGCCGTCGGATACGCCGGCGGGCATACCGTCTACCCGACCTACAAGCAGGTCTGCTCGGACACGACCGGGCACGCCGAGGTGGTTCAGGTCGAGTATGATCCGACCGAAGTAACATATGAGGACTTGCTGAGGGTGTTCTGGGACTGCCACGATCCGACTCAGGTGAACCGACAGGGTCCGGATATCGGCAGTCAGTACCGCTCAGTGATTTTCTACGAGACGCCGGAGCAGGAGACGGCGGCCCGCAAGTCCAGGGAGGAATTGGAGAAAAGCGGCCGGTTTGAGCGGCCTATTGCGACTTCCATTGAACCGATTTCATCGTTTTGGAAGGCTGAGGATTACCACCAGCAGTATCTGGAGAAGCGCGGGCTGTCGACATGCCGCATGAAGTGA
- a CDS encoding GNAT family N-acetyltransferase — translation MTEEHKKPSAEEILIEDYRPKYREHFRALNYEWLERYFSVEPYDRIVLADPQREVIGRGGCVLFALIGEDVAGTCALIKHTERKFELAKMGVSPKFQGRGVGRRLCRAAIARAAQLGAETLILATSPRLEAANHLYRSLGFMPVDTSEFGPLPYSRHSIVMALDLTEPE, via the coding sequence ATGACGGAGGAACACAAGAAACCTTCGGCCGAGGAGATCCTGATTGAAGACTACCGGCCGAAATACCGCGAGCATTTTCGCGCATTGAACTACGAATGGCTCGAGCGCTATTTCTCGGTCGAGCCGTACGACCGTATCGTGCTCGCCGATCCCCAGCGGGAGGTAATCGGGCGGGGGGGGTGCGTGCTGTTCGCCCTGATCGGCGAGGACGTCGCGGGAACCTGCGCCCTCATCAAGCACACGGAGCGCAAGTTCGAGCTGGCCAAGATGGGGGTGTCGCCGAAATTCCAGGGCCGGGGGGTGGGCCGGCGGCTGTGCCGGGCGGCGATCGCCCGCGCCGCTCAACTGGGGGCCGAGACGCTGATCCTGGCGACCAGCCCGCGCCTGGAGGCGGCCAACCACCTCTATCGATCGCTCGGTTTCATGCCCGTGGATACGTCGGAGTTTGGACCGCTTCCCTACAGCCGGCATTCGATCGTGATGGCGCTCGACCTGACCGAGCCGGAGTGA
- a CDS encoding SET domain-containing protein-lysine N-methyltransferase: MTGRKRRRHDLIEVRESRIQGRGVFALRRIRKGQRIIEYAGERITPEEVDRRYDDLAMDRHHTFLFEVDENTIIDGAVGGSAASYINHSCDPNCEAVDVDGRIFIYAARNIQPGVELTYDYQYDLDEALTEELKRRYPCHCRARRCRGTILVDKRRRRAG, from the coding sequence ATGACCGGTCGCAAACGACGGCGCCACGACCTGATCGAAGTCCGTGAGTCCCGCATCCAGGGGCGCGGAGTGTTCGCCCTGCGCCGGATCCGGAAGGGTCAGCGCATTATCGAGTACGCCGGGGAACGAATAACCCCCGAGGAGGTCGACCGCCGCTACGACGACCTGGCGATGGACCGCCACCATACCTTCCTGTTCGAAGTCGACGAAAATACGATAATCGACGGCGCCGTCGGGGGAAGCGCGGCGAGTTATATCAACCACTCGTGCGATCCCAATTGCGAGGCGGTCGACGTGGACGGAAGGATATTCATTTATGCGGCCCGCAATATCCAGCCCGGGGTGGAGCTGACCTATGACTACCAGTACGATCTGGATGAGGCGCTTACTGAAGAACTCAAACGGCGGTATCCCTGCCATTGCCGGGCCCGACGGTGTCGCGGGACTATCCTCGTGGACAAGCGACGGCGGCGGGCGGGATAA
- a CDS encoding DUF4342 domain-containing protein encodes MVEEKTFTEEFKVTGQQLVETVKKLIHEGNVRHVIIKNEEGKSLIEIPVTVATVGALLLPVLAALGAIAALVADCTIVVVKTEK; translated from the coding sequence ATGGTCGAAGAGAAGACGTTCACGGAAGAATTCAAGGTGACCGGTCAACAACTGGTGGAGACGGTCAAGAAGCTGATTCACGAGGGGAACGTCCGCCACGTGATTATCAAGAACGAGGAAGGCAAGTCGCTGATTGAGATTCCGGTCACGGTCGCGACCGTGGGGGCGCTCCTGCTCCCGGTGCTGGCCGCCCTGGGGGCGATCGCCGCACTGGTTGCCGACTGCACAATTGTGGTGGTCAAGACCGAAAAGTGA
- a CDS encoding fasciclin domain-containing protein has protein sequence MSRLAGLKNTLMYNGPFTLFGPAEQTFAALPAGTVEALLQDPATLSNILLYHVTSGVFKAADVVTLTEAAMANGGTVEIAVVDGNVKVNSATVLFVDVAARNGVLHIIDGVLIP, from the coding sequence GTGTCCCGGCTGGCCGGTCTCAAGAACACCCTGATGTACAACGGTCCGTTCACCCTGTTTGGACCGGCGGAACAGACTTTTGCGGCTCTTCCGGCGGGAACGGTTGAGGCTCTGCTTCAGGATCCGGCGACGTTGAGCAACATCCTCCTGTACCACGTGACTTCCGGAGTGTTCAAGGCCGCCGACGTCGTCACGCTGACAGAGGCCGCGATGGCCAATGGCGGGACGGTCGAGATCGCGGTCGTGGACGGCAACGTGAAGGTCAACAGCGCCACCGTGCTGTTTGTGGATGTCGCCGCGAGGAACGGCGTCCTCCACATCATCGACGGGGTTCTGATTCCGTAG
- a CDS encoding fasciclin domain-containing protein yields MTGCSNDDENPMNSGSPNPTMDIVETAAAAGNFTTLLAAAEAADLVDALKGAGPITLFAPTDDAFAKLPAGTVEALLADKDALTAILTYHVVPGAVTADQVVRLSSAETLNGASVTITLGGDGTVRIDNAVVTATDIKATNGVIHVIDAVLIPGASSSARMNPLGAKASLSVPAGSPRRSGAAS; encoded by the coding sequence ATGACTGGCTGCAGCAACGACGACGAGAATCCGATGAACAGCGGTTCTCCGAATCCCACCATGGACATCGTCGAGACGGCCGCGGCGGCCGGCAATTTCACGACTCTTCTGGCCGCGGCTGAAGCCGCTGATCTCGTCGATGCGCTCAAGGGTGCGGGACCGATCACGCTGTTTGCCCCCACAGACGATGCTTTTGCCAAGCTCCCGGCCGGTACGGTCGAAGCATTGCTGGCCGACAAGGATGCTTTGACGGCTATCCTGACCTACCACGTGGTGCCGGGTGCGGTCACCGCGGATCAGGTCGTGAGGCTGTCCAGCGCCGAGACTCTCAACGGCGCCAGCGTCACTATTACTCTCGGCGGCGACGGCACGGTCAGGATCGACAACGCGGTGGTCACGGCGACCGACATCAAGGCCACCAACGGCGTGATCCATGTGATCGATGCCGTCCTCATTCCCGGCGCCTCCTCCTCGGCGCGGATGAACCCGCTTGGGGCCAAGGCGTCGCTCTCGGTTCCGGCTGGATCGCCCAGGCGGTCCGGAGCGGCAAGCTGA
- a CDS encoding DUF378 domain-containing protein: MKSFDVIAVALMVVGGLNWGLVGLLHFDLVATLLGDATLLSRLVYMVVGLGALYQVVQWKAIQRRWVA, from the coding sequence ATGAAATCATTCGACGTGATCGCTGTCGCCCTGATGGTAGTCGGGGGACTCAACTGGGGTCTGGTGGGCCTCCTGCATTTCGACCTGGTCGCCACACTGCTCGGCGACGCCACCCTCTTGAGCCGGCTGGTGTATATGGTGGTCGGTTTGGGGGCTCTCTATCAAGTGGTTCAGTGGAAGGCCATTCAGCGCCGGTGGGTGGCCTAG